GCTGCTTGCTCCTGTAATGATTGCTACTTTATTGCTTAGTTTAGTCATAGTGTTCCCTCCTATTAAAAGCTTCTCAAGATATTTACCCTTTTTAATTCAATCTTATTCATACCCCGGACGATCGCAAAACCGTGAACTATAAAAAACCGCCTCTAAATAATAAATAGAGACGGTTTTAAGTATGAATGTTATTGTTCTTCAAAGAACTTACGGTTTAACTCGATGTATTTGTTTTCTTCTTCTGGTACTTCATCCTCTATATAAATCGCTTCAACCGGACATACAGCTTCACAGGCGCCACAGTCGATGCAAATGTCAGGATCAATATAAAACATATCTTTACCTTCTTCTATACAATCTACAGGACACACATCCACGCATTCCCCGGCTTTTTCATCTTTACAAGGGGATGTAATAACAAATGCCATAGATATTCTCCTCCTTCTAGTTGTTAAATGTGTTTAAATTACTATTCACGTTAATTAGTTTCAATAAACACTAAATTCTATGATAACGACTATAGTATAAATTAGCAATTACTTCCGCTAAAATTCGATTAAATTAAGCAAATTTCCCGGGGGGCTAGTAATTCTCCTGCCAAATTCGCTCTACCATGTATTCTCCCCCCTGCTTCTGCACTAAAAACATATCAGGGTTTGATAAACGTTTCCATTCATAAAAACCGATCTCCCTGTTATACTTTTGCAACAGCAAAGCAAGAAGATTGCCGTGTGTGACAAGAAGTACATTCCCGCAATCCTCTTGTTCAAGCTCATCTACAAGGGAGAGGATTCTCTTTTTTGCTTCCTGTGATGACTCACCGCCTGAAAATTTTAATTCGGGATCTTTGAACGTATCATGCAGAACTTCTTCCCAATCATCCAGGGGTTCATGGCTTAAGATTCGCTCCTCTAGACGCTCATCCGTTTTTATGGACAATCCTTTACTTAAGGCAAAAGGCTTAATTGTTTCGATCGCTCGTAAAAAAGGGCTGGAAATAATATGATCAATTTCATAACCGGATTGATCAAGAAAATTAGCTAACACCTGAGCCTGGCGGACCCCTGATTTCGTCAGCGGAGAATCCTCGTGCTGCCCTTCTGTTTCACTATGGCGTACTAAAATCAATTTGTCCATTTTCTCCATCCTCCCCTTAAATTAACCTTATCCTTATTATCGCTGATGGGAGGAGTGTTGACAAGGAAGCTCAGGAGAAAATG
The Halobacillus halophilus DSM 2266 DNA segment above includes these coding regions:
- a CDS encoding indolepyruvate ferredoxin oxidoreductase subunit alpha, yielding MAFVITSPCKDEKAGECVDVCPVDCIEEGKDMFYIDPDICIDCGACEAVCPVEAIYIEDEVPEEENKYIELNRKFFEEQ
- a CDS encoding histidine phosphatase family protein; protein product: MDKLILVRHSETEGQHEDSPLTKSGVRQAQVLANFLDQSGYEIDHIISSPFLRAIETIKPFALSKGLSIKTDERLEERILSHEPLDDWEEVLHDTFKDPELKFSGGESSQEAKKRILSLVDELEQEDCGNVLLVTHGNLLALLLQKYNREIGFYEWKRLSNPDMFLVQKQGGEYMVERIWQENY